In a genomic window of Nitrospira sp. ND1:
- a CDS encoding exodeoxyribonuclease V subunit beta → MTEPAQIPDQAAREAAATTFDRNVVVIAGAGTGKTTLLVNRLLYLLMRRTDPLDLSRIVALTFTNKAATEMKLRLRERLRSLVNVEGRDNPAAGSGTVSIADLRMRYGWTTDEIVARADAALRDVEKAQIGTLHSFAAHLLRLYPIEAGVTPTFQTDEDGSRFEEHFTSEWELWLDGELGAAGSDHGRWRILLDTFSLDELRELAYSLHSDLIDLNGLMQQVAGTGLNKGLRDWFSLRKAQAERLLARYDRPKRRKIELMLAAAADLFALLLAEGLGAVRSFPRESQELLAKDLGAAPTGWKEDDYEAVESLQRIAKRLLRVDHELLQNLLALLAPFVQSVRKSFLDSGWLTFDGLVGKARTLLRDHPPIREQLKRDYRALLVDEFQDTDPVQYEIVLYLAERPGTQAGSWRETELESGKLFIVGDPKQSIYAFRRADIEAFDHVVDRLEGSGALRCELATNFRSHAQVLDLVNGVFNRLLVAQPAIQPPNVPLTVQPNRSSQFRNPGVELRLVASEDDGDLDSAAATRVEAEQIALMVSGLLRPAGQGGEAGGPESGLRPGHIALLFRKLTQAEHYLEALRRHGIAYIIDGEKHFYRRQEVIDLVNILRCVDNPHDRIALVGLLRSAVGGLPDSALVGLQERQALDYREVERLTDWSSPHAEPLRRLYGLLAQLHEQAPRCPLAEVLDLIFAQLPVLELAAASLHGEQAVANLFKVRQMAADLADRPNLTLNGFVSLMLDRLTEQPEEAESALSEDTLDAVRVLTIHKAKGLEFPLVILAGLHHGDGAGRGPARPLIWHDWSTGVQGLDLGDRCSLGAVLVAEKARTREQAERRRLFYVGMTRARECLVLSGALPRRRVRGALLELLEEAAGAELGLAEQQDIPVGAVGLRQIVLQGDDRPPARQRERPVTLEGAVMDRAFSERWMQRDRNWQAQQSEPWLVSPSDFIQKPAPASEREPGQVRRVTPGKTVGTIVHRLLQYWDFTADVASQVASIDHTSLALDEPDTAMQEAVIEEVRDLLRTFAQSAAYDRLRRATVIGREVPFLVPWNGGRQIMEGVIDLLYRIDGALWIADYKTDMIPADQVAARAELYREQARLYRAAVEQSSGEPVAGFDFIFLRHGVAVTV, encoded by the coding sequence GTGACTGAACCGGCGCAGATTCCGGATCAGGCGGCCAGAGAAGCAGCCGCCACCACGTTCGACAGGAATGTCGTCGTGATCGCCGGGGCAGGAACCGGGAAAACCACACTGCTGGTGAACCGGTTGTTGTACCTGCTCATGCGCCGGACCGATCCGTTGGATCTGTCGCGCATCGTGGCCCTGACCTTCACCAACAAAGCCGCCACTGAGATGAAACTCCGTTTACGAGAGCGGCTTCGCTCGTTGGTGAATGTGGAAGGCCGCGACAATCCTGCGGCCGGTAGTGGCACGGTTTCGATCGCCGACCTGCGCATGCGGTATGGCTGGACGACCGATGAGATCGTGGCCCGGGCCGATGCCGCACTCCGTGACGTCGAGAAAGCGCAGATCGGAACGCTGCATAGTTTTGCCGCGCATCTCTTGCGCCTGTACCCGATTGAAGCCGGAGTCACACCGACGTTTCAAACGGACGAAGACGGTTCACGGTTTGAGGAACACTTCACCAGCGAGTGGGAGTTGTGGCTGGATGGTGAGCTGGGGGCGGCGGGGAGTGATCACGGTCGCTGGCGGATACTCCTGGATACGTTCAGCCTGGACGAACTGCGCGAGTTGGCCTACAGCCTGCACAGTGACTTGATCGATCTGAATGGGCTGATGCAACAGGTGGCCGGGACCGGCCTGAATAAGGGATTGCGTGACTGGTTCTCCCTCCGTAAGGCGCAGGCGGAACGTCTGCTCGCACGATATGACCGCCCGAAGCGACGCAAAATCGAACTGATGCTCGCCGCTGCCGCGGACCTGTTCGCCCTCCTGCTTGCCGAGGGGTTGGGCGCGGTGCGCTCTTTCCCACGCGAGTCGCAGGAATTGTTGGCCAAAGATCTCGGCGCCGCCCCGACCGGTTGGAAGGAAGACGACTACGAGGCGGTCGAGTCATTGCAGCGGATCGCCAAACGGTTGCTCAGGGTCGATCATGAACTACTGCAGAATCTTCTGGCCCTGCTCGCGCCCTTCGTGCAGTCAGTGCGAAAGTCGTTCCTGGATTCCGGCTGGCTCACCTTCGACGGCTTGGTCGGCAAGGCCCGGACCCTGCTTCGCGATCATCCGCCCATCCGTGAGCAGTTGAAACGGGACTATCGCGCGCTGTTGGTCGATGAATTTCAGGATACGGACCCCGTGCAGTACGAGATTGTGCTCTATCTGGCGGAGCGCCCCGGCACACAAGCCGGTTCATGGCGGGAGACGGAACTCGAATCGGGAAAACTGTTCATCGTCGGTGACCCGAAGCAATCGATCTATGCCTTCCGTCGGGCCGATATCGAAGCGTTCGACCACGTCGTCGATCGGCTGGAAGGCAGCGGGGCGTTGCGCTGCGAACTGGCCACGAACTTTCGCAGCCATGCGCAGGTGCTCGATCTGGTCAACGGCGTATTCAACCGGCTCCTGGTGGCGCAACCTGCTATTCAGCCGCCGAACGTTCCGCTGACGGTGCAGCCCAATCGATCGAGTCAGTTTCGCAATCCCGGTGTGGAACTCCGGTTGGTCGCATCGGAAGACGACGGCGACTTGGATTCGGCAGCGGCCACGCGAGTGGAGGCGGAACAGATTGCACTGATGGTGTCGGGCTTGCTGCGGCCAGCCGGGCAAGGGGGCGAAGCGGGGGGGCCGGAAAGCGGGCTTCGACCCGGGCATATCGCGCTCCTCTTTCGAAAATTGACTCAGGCCGAGCACTATCTGGAAGCCCTCCGGCGGCATGGCATTGCCTACATCATCGATGGAGAGAAACATTTTTACCGCCGGCAGGAGGTGATCGACCTGGTCAACATTCTCCGGTGCGTCGACAATCCTCACGACCGCATCGCCCTGGTAGGGTTGCTCCGGTCGGCAGTGGGGGGGCTGCCTGATTCCGCGCTGGTCGGCCTGCAGGAACGACAGGCGCTGGATTACCGCGAAGTCGAGCGCCTGACAGACTGGAGCAGTCCGCATGCCGAGCCGCTCCGTCGGCTGTACGGCCTGTTGGCGCAGCTGCATGAGCAGGCGCCCCGCTGTCCGTTGGCTGAGGTGCTGGACCTCATTTTTGCGCAGCTCCCGGTACTCGAACTCGCGGCGGCATCCCTGCACGGAGAACAGGCCGTGGCCAATCTTTTCAAGGTTCGCCAGATGGCGGCGGATCTGGCGGATCGTCCGAATCTCACGTTGAACGGCTTTGTCTCGCTCATGCTGGACCGGCTCACGGAGCAACCGGAAGAAGCGGAGAGTGCGCTCTCGGAGGACACGTTGGATGCGGTGCGTGTGCTCACCATCCATAAGGCAAAGGGCTTGGAGTTCCCGCTGGTGATTCTGGCCGGGTTACACCATGGAGATGGCGCGGGACGTGGTCCTGCGCGACCGCTTATCTGGCATGACTGGTCGACGGGCGTGCAGGGTCTCGACTTGGGGGATCGCTGTAGCCTGGGTGCGGTGCTGGTGGCCGAGAAAGCGCGTACTCGTGAACAGGCGGAACGGCGTCGGCTGTTCTATGTCGGGATGACGCGCGCACGGGAGTGTCTGGTGTTGTCCGGAGCCCTGCCGCGGCGACGGGTGCGAGGGGCATTGTTGGAATTGTTGGAGGAAGCGGCCGGAGCGGAACTCGGCCTGGCCGAACAGCAGGACATTCCGGTCGGTGCTGTCGGATTGCGTCAGATCGTTCTGCAGGGCGATGATCGTCCGCCCGCCAGGCAGCGCGAACGGCCCGTCACATTAGAAGGTGCGGTCATGGACCGGGCGTTCTCCGAACGTTGGATGCAGCGCGACCGGAACTGGCAGGCGCAGCAATCGGAACCATGGCTGGTCTCTCCGTCGGACTTCATTCAGAAACCGGCCCCGGCATCCGAGAGGGAACCAGGGCAGGTGAGACGGGTGACGCCGGGGAAGACCGTGGGGACCATCGTCCACCGGCTTCTGCAATACTGGGATTTCACCGCCGATGTGGCGTCACAGGTAGCGTCGATCGACCACACTTCGCTGGCGCTCGATGAACCGGATACGGCGATGCAGGAGGCTGTGATCGAGGAGGTACGGGACCTGTTGCGAACCTTCGCCCAATCTGCGGCCTACGATCGACTGCGGCGGGCGACGGTGATCGGGCGCGAGGTCCCGTTTCTCGTGCCATGGAACGGCGGTCGTCAGATCATGGAAGGGGTCATCGATCTGCTGTACCGGATCGACGGCGCGCTCTGGATTGCCGATTATAAGACGGATATGATCCCGGCCGACCAGGTGGCGGCAAGGGCTGAGCTCTATCGGGAACAGGCGCGCCTGTATCGGGCGGCGGTCGAACAGTCGTCGGGCGAACCGGTGGCGGGTTTTGACTTCATTTTCCTGCGACATGGAGTGGCGGTCACGGTCTGA
- a CDS encoding PD-(D/E)XK nuclease family protein, producing the protein MLRLVTGPFHPTLESQLVHDLRVLKSGDPQAAVALVVPSDQLRRSLKRLLVVKRGLALLNVHILSFHQLALQLLRERRTTAGAAGAVRQLELVTDTFFERLLQHLGQRNVPQTGALRLPQLPAGAWPALWASVRDLKDATVDSALALRAVEEGQFPPEDGEKLKGLFTLYAALRNGSAALGVGSPDDLAALVTDFVPASPFLRSLNGLWYYGSYDLTQTQLTLLESLSISLPVTVYFPLSERPAYGFARQFLERHLYPIAGGGDERAGAPSGDGAHASQEVNVSVEVRNAAGIDDELTLVCKQILSLVETNGFAFDEIGVVGRTLVPYQASLKRTFDQHRIPFLSSATVPLLQEPSVKTLLHLARLKGSGLHRPAMLDVITSPWNRRLTANRAGVEPRPDLWRLAVLALGITRGEEEWRRLAQLGRLESWSSDADDPVTEELESLSIDGVQLRLLWGCLSPLIDDVKRLPEQGGYGTLTDAFCSLAETHLTVPLGVSTSIDATAHWDDAPDVNEALSRVFAQLRALDRLDINLTWDEWTETFAEILARTSRALAPSSHHGVQVLDAMAARGVGFRALFLVGMNEKLFPRYIHEDGFLRDRHRLVLSETLGYKIDQKLQGYGEEALLFELLRASAGERLYLSYQRADAAGRPLAPSGYLDAVGVVPHPSDPESLFALPRRWPDRVDLPLFTPHLQTREELAVSTVLQGRDVTALLEVVGRDGLLFSHGLGAQGVIESGHPALSAYDGMLEHAGAHWNTVTERGFSPTALETYARCPFQYFSGQVLKLESVRHVPSMELTPPAMGQLCHDALRFCYLALIQQGWPATALPASVITAEVNRTVAQAFEAYALTHGTGYALTWELAQESVRRLIEATVTLDRETALASGFHPAEFELDANGLLPDGSGGEDIPLRGRWDRVDRHPESGAVRVIDYKYRANDRVEAKDRNLLQAALRAQRLQPALYALMTPAGSSGDREKALPEQVEFLYLLPHADPAVERVSFAASAWQGPSGPMLSRTMQVLLDGIRAAQYFIVPDAHCTHCEFSTACRRAHQPSWWRAYRSSQARALRDVRSQKVARD; encoded by the coding sequence ATGCTCCGCCTCGTCACCGGTCCGTTTCATCCCACACTCGAATCGCAACTTGTTCACGATCTGCGTGTTCTCAAGTCCGGCGACCCCCAAGCCGCAGTCGCGCTGGTGGTGCCCTCGGATCAGTTGCGTCGCTCGCTCAAGCGGCTGCTGGTCGTCAAGCGGGGGCTGGCACTACTGAACGTCCACATTCTCTCGTTTCACCAGTTGGCGTTGCAGTTGCTGCGCGAGCGCCGCACTACAGCAGGAGCGGCTGGTGCGGTGCGGCAGCTCGAACTCGTCACCGACACGTTTTTCGAGCGCCTGCTTCAGCACCTCGGGCAACGCAACGTGCCTCAGACCGGGGCGCTTCGTTTGCCACAGCTGCCGGCCGGAGCCTGGCCGGCTCTGTGGGCCAGCGTGCGAGACCTCAAGGATGCCACGGTGGATTCTGCCCTGGCGTTACGCGCAGTGGAGGAAGGCCAATTTCCGCCTGAAGACGGTGAGAAGCTTAAGGGATTGTTTACCTTATATGCCGCGCTGCGGAACGGCAGTGCCGCACTGGGTGTGGGATCTCCGGATGACTTGGCCGCGCTCGTCACCGATTTTGTACCCGCTTCTCCGTTTCTTCGTAGTCTCAACGGTCTCTGGTACTATGGGTCGTACGACCTGACGCAAACCCAGCTGACTCTCCTGGAATCGCTCAGCATCTCCCTGCCGGTCACGGTATATTTCCCGCTCAGCGAACGACCGGCCTACGGTTTTGCGCGACAGTTTCTGGAGCGGCACCTCTACCCGATTGCCGGAGGGGGCGACGAGCGAGCGGGGGCTCCCTCCGGTGATGGTGCGCATGCTTCTCAGGAAGTAAATGTATCGGTTGAGGTACGAAATGCCGCCGGGATTGACGATGAGCTGACGCTGGTCTGCAAACAAATCCTATCGCTGGTGGAAACCAACGGCTTCGCGTTCGACGAAATCGGTGTGGTGGGTCGCACCCTTGTGCCGTACCAGGCGTCCCTGAAACGAACTTTCGACCAGCATCGCATTCCGTTTCTCTCCAGCGCGACGGTGCCGCTGTTACAGGAACCGTCCGTGAAGACGCTGCTTCACCTGGCTCGGCTCAAGGGAAGCGGGCTGCATCGACCGGCCATGTTGGACGTGATTACCTCCCCGTGGAATCGCCGCCTGACGGCCAACCGCGCCGGGGTTGAACCGCGCCCGGACCTCTGGCGATTGGCGGTGCTGGCACTTGGGATTACCCGCGGCGAGGAGGAGTGGCGACGGCTGGCGCAATTGGGTCGTCTGGAATCCTGGTCGTCCGATGCCGACGACCCCGTGACGGAAGAGCTCGAGTCGCTCTCGATCGATGGCGTGCAGCTGCGTCTGCTGTGGGGCTGTCTCTCGCCGCTGATCGACGATGTGAAGCGCCTTCCTGAGCAGGGCGGGTATGGCACCCTGACCGATGCCTTCTGCTCCCTCGCTGAGACCCATCTGACCGTTCCCCTCGGAGTCTCCACGTCCATTGACGCGACGGCGCACTGGGACGATGCCCCGGATGTGAATGAGGCGCTCTCCCGGGTCTTCGCCCAGCTGCGGGCGCTCGATCGCCTCGACATCAACCTCACCTGGGACGAATGGACAGAAACGTTTGCGGAGATATTGGCGCGAACGTCCCGTGCCCTGGCGCCGTCCTCCCATCACGGCGTGCAGGTGTTGGATGCGATGGCGGCCCGCGGCGTGGGATTCCGTGCCCTCTTTCTTGTCGGAATGAACGAAAAACTGTTTCCCCGGTATATCCATGAGGATGGATTTCTCCGTGATCGGCACCGCCTGGTGCTGAGCGAAACCCTGGGCTACAAGATCGACCAGAAGCTGCAGGGATATGGGGAGGAGGCGCTGCTGTTCGAGCTGTTGCGAGCGTCGGCCGGGGAACGCCTGTATCTCTCCTATCAACGGGCGGATGCCGCCGGTCGCCCGTTGGCGCCGTCCGGTTATCTGGATGCGGTCGGGGTGGTGCCACACCCGTCGGACCCTGAGTCTCTGTTCGCCCTCCCACGTCGGTGGCCGGATCGTGTCGATCTTCCGCTCTTCACGCCCCACCTGCAGACGAGAGAGGAACTGGCCGTGAGCACGGTACTGCAGGGGCGCGACGTGACAGCCCTGTTGGAGGTGGTCGGACGTGACGGGTTGTTATTTTCCCATGGACTGGGGGCGCAAGGAGTGATTGAAAGCGGTCATCCGGCGCTGAGCGCGTACGACGGGATGCTTGAACATGCAGGCGCCCATTGGAATACGGTCACGGAACGCGGGTTTTCGCCGACGGCGCTGGAAACGTATGCTCGTTGTCCCTTTCAATATTTTTCCGGACAGGTGCTCAAGCTTGAATCGGTGCGCCACGTCCCCTCCATGGAACTCACGCCTCCGGCGATGGGGCAACTCTGCCATGACGCGTTGCGATTCTGTTATTTGGCGCTGATCCAACAGGGCTGGCCGGCGACGGCGTTGCCTGCCTCCGTCATCACTGCGGAGGTGAATCGGACTGTCGCGCAGGCCTTTGAAGCCTATGCCCTGACGCATGGAACCGGGTACGCCCTGACCTGGGAGTTGGCACAAGAGTCGGTCCGGCGGTTGATCGAAGCGACGGTCACACTCGATCGTGAAACGGCGTTGGCCTCGGGGTTCCATCCCGCTGAATTCGAATTGGATGCCAACGGACTTTTGCCGGATGGTTCCGGCGGGGAGGACATTCCGTTGCGTGGACGATGGGACCGGGTGGATCGGCATCCGGAGTCTGGCGCGGTGAGGGTCATCGATTATAAGTATCGAGCGAACGACCGCGTGGAGGCCAAGGATCGCAATCTCCTACAAGCGGCCCTGCGTGCTCAACGGCTGCAGCCTGCGCTCTATGCCTTAATGACCCCTGCCGGGTCGTCCGGTGACCGGGAGAAAGCTCTACCGGAGCAGGTCGAGTTTCTCTATTTGCTCCCGCATGCCGATCCTGCGGTTGAGCGTGTGTCCTTTGCCGCTTCGGCCTGGCAGGGACCCTCCGGTCCGATGTTGAGCAGGACGATGCAGGTGCTGCTCGATGGCATACGCGCCGCACAATATTTCATCGTCCCGGACGCCCACTGCACCCATTGTGAATTCTCAACCGCCTGCCGCCGCGCCCATCAACCGAGCTGGTGGCGGGCCTATCGGTCCTCGCAGGCCAGGGCGTTACGGGACGTGCGATCGCAGAAGGTGGCGCGTGACTGA
- a CDS encoding thioredoxin family protein → MPNITLLHSPTCGACPSAKRLWKELRVKYSFSYREVDITTPDGQELANRHSVRAVPATIIDGRLTFVGVPPRQSAEKALQLKMKPQGA, encoded by the coding sequence ATGCCGAATATTACCTTATTGCACTCACCGACCTGCGGAGCCTGTCCATCAGCGAAACGCTTGTGGAAGGAACTTAGGGTAAAGTATAGCTTTAGCTATCGCGAGGTCGATATTACGACCCCGGATGGTCAGGAATTGGCGAATCGGCATTCGGTCCGGGCCGTGCCCGCGACGATTATCGACGGCCGTCTGACGTTCGTGGGGGTGCCGCCTCGTCAAAGCGCCGAGAAGGCGTTGCAGCTGAAGATGAAACCGCAGGGCGCGTGA
- the pgm gene encoding phosphoglucomutase (alpha-D-glucose-1,6-bisphosphate-dependent), whose translation MALHPRAGQPAQPEQLVNLEKLEQAYYGEVPDPSDPRQQVSFGTSGHRGSSLRRTFNEAHILAITQAICEYRAQAGTTGPLFIGKDTHALSAPAQRSALEVLAANGIQVRMDQADGYTPTPVISHAILTTNQGRTSGLADGIVITPSHNPPEDGGFKYNPPHGGPADTEVTKAIETRANALLATKLHGVKRVPYNQALKAASTTRHDFVGHYLADLANVVDLERIKAAKLRLGVDPLGGAAVAYWRPLAERYGLDLHIVNESVDPTFRFMTLDWDGKIRMDCSSPHAMASLIKLKDRFDLAFGNDTDTDRHGIVTPGGGLMNPNHYLAAAISYLFTHRPGWNAGAGIGKTVVSSSMIDRVANDLQRRMVEVPVGFKWFVAGLRDGSLGFGGEESAGAAFLRRDGATWVTDKDGIIMDLLAAEMLAVTGKDPAQLYADLTARLGEPVYERIDAPATRAQKAALQKFSPQQVQSRELAGEPITAMLTAAPGNMASIGGLKVTTANGWFAARPSGTEDVYKLYAESFNGQAHLRRIQEDAQALIKQVFSSAGA comes from the coding sequence ATGGCTCTCCACCCTCGTGCCGGACAACCGGCACAACCGGAACAACTGGTCAATCTCGAGAAACTTGAACAGGCCTATTATGGCGAAGTACCGGACCCGTCCGATCCCCGGCAGCAGGTGAGTTTCGGCACCAGCGGACATCGCGGTTCCTCCCTTCGCCGCACCTTCAATGAAGCCCACATTCTTGCGATCACCCAGGCCATCTGCGAATACCGGGCTCAGGCCGGAACCACCGGACCCCTGTTCATCGGCAAGGATACCCACGCCCTCTCCGCACCGGCTCAACGCAGTGCACTGGAGGTACTGGCCGCAAATGGTATTCAGGTCCGCATGGATCAGGCTGACGGGTATACCCCCACTCCGGTCATTTCGCACGCAATTCTGACCACGAATCAGGGCCGCACGTCGGGTCTTGCGGATGGCATCGTCATCACCCCTTCACACAACCCTCCGGAGGACGGCGGCTTCAAGTACAACCCGCCGCACGGCGGTCCGGCCGACACGGAGGTCACGAAGGCGATTGAGACGCGCGCCAATGCATTGCTGGCGACCAAACTACACGGCGTCAAACGCGTCCCTTATAACCAGGCGTTGAAGGCCGCGTCCACGACGCGACACGATTTCGTCGGCCACTATCTCGCCGATCTGGCCAACGTCGTGGATCTCGAACGCATCAAAGCGGCGAAGTTGCGTCTGGGCGTCGATCCGTTGGGTGGCGCCGCCGTGGCCTACTGGCGTCCACTGGCAGAACGGTATGGATTGGACCTGCACATCGTCAACGAGTCCGTCGATCCGACCTTTCGTTTCATGACGCTGGATTGGGACGGCAAGATCCGCATGGACTGCTCTTCCCCCCACGCCATGGCCTCGCTCATCAAACTCAAAGACCGCTTCGATCTTGCCTTCGGCAACGACACCGATACCGATCGCCATGGCATTGTGACACCCGGGGGCGGTCTGATGAACCCCAATCACTACCTCGCTGCCGCGATCTCGTATCTGTTTACCCATCGCCCAGGATGGAACGCCGGCGCAGGAATCGGCAAGACCGTCGTCAGCAGCAGCATGATCGACCGGGTAGCGAATGACTTACAACGTCGTATGGTCGAGGTGCCGGTCGGCTTCAAGTGGTTCGTCGCAGGTCTTCGAGACGGTTCGTTAGGATTCGGCGGTGAAGAAAGTGCGGGGGCGGCATTTCTCCGTCGTGACGGCGCCACATGGGTCACCGACAAAGACGGCATCATCATGGATCTGCTCGCGGCGGAAATGCTGGCGGTCACCGGAAAAGATCCGGCGCAACTCTATGCGGACTTGACGGCCCGCCTCGGCGAGCCGGTCTACGAACGGATCGATGCCCCGGCCACCAGAGCGCAAAAGGCCGCGCTCCAGAAATTCTCCCCGCAGCAGGTGCAGAGTCGGGAACTCGCGGGAGAACCGATTACCGCCATGTTGACGGCAGCGCCCGGCAACATGGCTTCGATCGGAGGGTTGAAAGTGACGACGGCCAACGGCTGGTTTGCCGCGCGCCCCAGCGGAACGGAAGACGTCTATAAACTCTATGCGGAAAGCTTCAACGGCCAGGCCCATCTCAGGCGGATTCAGGAAGATGCGCAAGCGTTGATCAAACAGGTCTTCTCCAGCGCCGGAGCCTGA
- a CDS encoding CHAP domain-containing protein, translating to MSRFSHTLCTLLVGAALSACAAPASQGLRQAVTPLPDCCRTTQADLRKRAIVQTAVNLVGAKTIESQGRRISYDCAGVTRAIYLAHGIDLFEGGAADGKANGVGLIYNHLRKHGQLHRGPVVQAGDLVFFDNTWDYNGDGLVNDPLTHVGIVERVESNGTIVFISRVAGAIERYRMNVAHPHIHRTADGRLLNDYMRRKHWRDGEQTPYLTGELFAAFGTRVVESASSPDRR from the coding sequence ATGTCCAGATTCTCTCACACGCTGTGCACCCTGCTTGTCGGCGCCGCCCTGAGCGCCTGCGCCGCACCGGCATCCCAGGGTCTCCGCCAGGCGGTTACCCCGCTTCCTGACTGCTGCCGCACAACCCAAGCCGACCTTCGCAAACGGGCGATCGTACAAACCGCCGTCAACCTGGTCGGCGCGAAAACGATCGAGAGCCAGGGCCGCCGCATCTCTTACGATTGTGCCGGAGTGACCCGAGCCATCTACCTCGCCCACGGCATCGACCTCTTTGAAGGAGGTGCTGCAGACGGCAAGGCCAACGGCGTGGGTCTGATCTATAACCATCTTCGCAAGCATGGCCAACTCCATCGCGGTCCGGTCGTACAAGCCGGCGATCTGGTGTTTTTCGATAATACCTGGGACTACAATGGGGACGGTCTCGTCAACGATCCCTTGACCCATGTGGGAATCGTGGAGAGGGTGGAGAGCAACGGCACGATTGTCTTTATCAGCCGCGTGGCCGGAGCGATCGAGCGCTACCGGATGAATGTGGCGCATCCTCACATTCACCGCACCGCCGACGGCCGCTTGCTCAATGACTACATGCGGCGGAAGCATTGGCGGGATGGCGAACAGACGCCCTACCTGACCGGGGAGTTATTTGCCGCCTTCGGCACGAGGGTGGTAGAGTCAGCCTCATCACCAGACAGACGGTAA
- a CDS encoding DNA gyrase inhibitor YacG, with amino-acid sequence MRTTRCPECHQPTTWQDNPWRPFCSERCQTIDLGAWAGEQYRVAGPSLTVGGSESSSPDNE; translated from the coding sequence TTGCGTACCACCCGCTGCCCCGAATGCCACCAGCCCACTACGTGGCAGGACAATCCCTGGCGTCCATTCTGTTCGGAGCGGTGTCAAACGATCGACTTGGGGGCTTGGGCAGGAGAGCAGTACAGAGTCGCAGGACCCAGCCTGACGGTGGGCGGATCGGAATCATCTTCACCGGACAACGAGTGA